Part of the Salinimonas iocasae genome, ATAGTGCGCTTTGTGGCAAAAGATCGGGCGTGTAGCGGCGGTAGCGCACTTCACAATATTTATTGTAAAGCGACGGTCTGGGCTTTTGCTTTCACCACAGTATTGGCCGCGTTAGTGTACAACAGTGCAGGCTGGATTAATCAAAGCGTATTTTCCCTGAGTGGCTTTGAGGATGTACTCAAAGTTGCGGTGGTTGCGGCACCGTTTATGGCGCTGTATATCGTGCAGGCGCAAGCCTTGCAGGGGCTAAAGCAGGTTTCAAAATCCATGTTTGTGGCCAGTGTCTCGTTGCCAGTGATCATTCTTGCATGTGTGCTGGCGTCTGGTCACAGTCAGGCAACAGACATAGCCATCTATTTTATTATCGCCGCAGCGGTAAGTGCACTGATAGGTGGCTACCTTTGGTTTCAGTCAGCACCGAAGATTTGCCAGCCTCAACCGTTTGCATCATCAGTTTTGCGCCGTGCATGCATGCCATTATGGACAGTGGCCATTGTTCACCAAGTCATTCAGTGGTCTTCACAATTAATTCTGGGAATCGGGGAAGACGCCGAGTCAGTTGCGTTTTACGCTACCGCCCAGCGCACGGCTATGCTGACAAGCTTTATTTTGTTTGCCGTCAATACAATTGTAGCGCCTAAATTCGCTGCTATGCATGCCACGGGGGACATGGAAGGTATCAAACGTACCGCTTTGTTGTCTGTTCGTATTATGCTTCTGGTTTCGGTGCCGGTTACACTATTCATACTGCTTTTTCCTGAATGGCTGATGAGCATGTTCGGTGACGCATTTACTGCGGCAGCTACAGCGCTGATGATCCTGACTATCGGCCAGTTTGTGAATATTGCTACCGGTTCGGTGGGTTATTTGCTAAGCATGACCGGTAACGAGACAAAAGTGCGCGATAACGTCGTTATAAGCGGCATTCTGAGCGTTGCGTTGGGTATTATTCTGATTCCGCACTTCGGCGTAATTGGTGCCGCCATCGCCTATGCCTGTGGCGTTGCATCGCAGAATTTGCTGGGCGTTTATCAGGTCAAAAAATATCTGGGCTTCAATACCCTGTGTTTCTGGAAAGCATAAGTAGGACGGTAGAAACGCGAAGGGCAGTGGAGTAAGCCTTAACAGATGCCGACGAATTATGAACCGGTGGCTATTAATCAAACAGTAGTGCCGTTACACTTGATTTCCCCACTTAATTTAATCAGGGATGTAAGTGTTCAAATTCTCAATAAAATATTTACTTCTTATAGTGTTCATAGCCATCAGCCCTGCTGGCATAGCTCAAACAAAGGATGAGCAGACTGACACATCACCCAATCGCAACCTGACCGGGTTTGAAGCCCTGGATGAGAAGCAGCCACTGTGGGAGGTGGGTATAGGTGGCGGCGCGATTGAGGTGCCTGATTACCCTGCATCCGGTGAGCGAAACACTGTTGCGTTAGCGCTGCCTTATGCAATCTACCGGGGTGACATTATTCGAATTGGCGGGCAGGGCGGGGCGCGCGCTGTTGTAGTAGAAAACCAAAAGCTGGAACTCGATATCAGTTTTGGCGGCGCATTTGCTGCAGACAGTGACGATAATACGGTGCGCGAAGGTATGCCTGAACTGGATTATTTATTCGAGGTCGGGCCGCAACTGATTTATAAAATTCAAGACTATTCGTTCAATGGTGGTGGCAACGCGCGGCTTGCTGCCCAGTTGCAGACAAGAGCTGTGTTTTCCACAGATTTTGGTCACATTGATGCCAGAGGCTACGTGTTCGAGCCAACATTACGGTATCAGCAACGCGGTGTATTTACGCCCGATACCGGTTTTAGTCTTTCCGCCCGAATGACATGGGCTACCGAAAAACTACACGACTATTTTTATCAGGTTACTCCTGAGTTCGAGACCGGATTCAGGCCTGCTTATAATGCTGGTGGTGGATACCTTGGCGCTGAAGTATCGGCCGGTTTGGCTTTTCCGGTAATGAAGAACTTGCGTGGGTTCTTTGGGGCATCAATGCAGCTTCATCATGGCGCGAGTAATGAGGAAAGCCCGTTATACGAAAAAGATGTTACTTACAGCGTCGGGGTGGGTTTTGTCTGGCGCGGCTATAAGAGCGATGCCAAAGCCAGCTGGTGATTGGCGGGCCATTTAAACGAAGCGAACGAAACAACACAAAGTAACTGTTTATAGAACAATGAAAAAGCGGGCCTTTGGCCCGCTGAGTTTTAGAAAGCGTAACGCAGGTGTGCACCGGTAAAGGTGAACTCATCGCGATCTTCATAAGTCGCACCGATCGCAAGAGCGGGCGTGAAGTAATAGTTTATTCCAGCCTCGAAGCCGGTTGTAGACGTCTCGTCTAATTCGATTTGTTTAACTTGTGCAGATAGCTCAAGCTGGTCGATAACCATAGAGCGAACGCCTATAGCAACACCGAAACCATTTTCATCACCCTCGACAAAACTGTCACCATCGAGCTTAGCTTCTGCGTTTAGGTTTTCAAAGCTGACAGCTGCAAATAAGTCAGTGCTTTTAGTCATACCGTAACGATAGCCAACACCCAGGCTCAACTGACTCAGCTCCAGCTCCACTGTCATTTCTTCATCGCTAAGGTTGCGATAAGCACCATTTACAAAAAAGTTTTCGCCAACTGACACAGATCCTTCCAGGTTGATACCTGATGGTTCGAAAATATCGATATCGTCTACATCTGCCTTGCTATAGCCAGCCTCAACGAAATCCCACGTAGGGCCATTGGAAAAAGTCTGAGCAGAAAATGCGTTCATTGAGAAGGTAGTGATAGCAGCTGCAACTAACATACGTTTCATTAAATAAGTCCTTTATATATTGCTTGTCATTTTTGACGGCGCAACTTTAGAGAACATTCCTAAGAAAAAACAGAGATTGATGACAATTAATCGTTCCCGATGGGTATGTTAAGTTATACCGCGGTATTGCTCCTGTGAGTTCCAATGGTTTTTAAATAAGTACTAACCTGAAAATGCTTATACGCTTCAGTTTGTCTGTAAAAGTGACTGCCGAGTTGGATGTATAGTGCGAAAAAGAGTGTTAATTTATGCTTTGGCTATAAAAGCCAAGTGCCACCAGTGTGATAACAACTGATAATCAAATCTGAGCAAAATTTCGACAAGGCGGTTGGTACAACGTGGAGCTGGAAATAGAAAACAAAACCAGGTTGGCAGGGGCATGTGATGCAGAAACCTGGCGTAGCTATTTGATGCGCGACGGTATTTACCCTTACGCTTTTTTATGAGCGCGGTGCATCTTAAACGACTAGCACATACCGGCTCAGCTTTTATCTTTTTTACCTACTTCGGCCACGATGATCCAGTATAAAACCAGCATAATGACAATAAAGACGACCGTAAAAATCATACCTAGCATGGTATCTCCCCGAGCATGGACAGGCGCGATGATAAGCAGCGCCAATAGTAGTAAATAGAATTTTATAGTCAATCCTATTTTCGCTCTGTTGCTACGCTGTAGTGATGACTTGCATAAATAGAGTTCTTAATTGTGAACACAGCGTGTAACACGCTATGTTAGTGCAAATGACTTGACCATTACAGACACAGAGTCCCGATTAACCAAGTACGTGTACTTAGTCAGGCTGATAACGGTTGAAAGAGACTGGTAGGCCGTCAGGGGAGCTGTAAATAGTCAGATTGATTAGTCAACGCCTTACCTGAATCAGATTAGCGAAAGGAAATCCAAGTCGAGCCACACACATACAAACGCTGAAGCCTAAAAAAAGTCTCACGAATTTGTGGATATCAATAGTCGTCAGGAGTTCGTCGAATAACAGCCAGGCGGGTACACCCAATAAGCAGGTTGCGAGCACAGCTGAAAAAATACTAACGACTAACGTAGCTTCACAACAATGGCATGTGACTGTTTCATGTAACAATAGTTTTAGTTTTGCTCGCAGACCTATCTGACTGTCGCAGCACGGACAGTGACACTCATTTATACGCATACTTACACTCCAAAAAGCGCGTACGGATTTGGCCGTACGCGTGTACAATTATGGAATCATTGACTTTGCGCCATCGTACAAGGCTCCTCCAGCCATTGCTTGCGAAACAAATCGTACTGTTTTATATGAACGATAAGCCCATACTGCTCCTACTCCTACCCAATAAAGCGCCACTATTCCACCGCTTACATAATTTGCTTCGTCGAAAGTTAGTTCTCTCATTCAAATTTCCTTTTGATAGAATCCCAATAGTTTGCTAATCAGATGAACGTTAGCGGAATAAACTTACAACTGCTTGAAGTCAAAAGTAACTGAACTTTTGGTCAATATTTTTAGATGAAGTAGATAGTCAGCTGTTTTTAAATTTCACAAAGTAAAAGAAACTTTTTGGCGAACAGTATTTATTTGTACGGTCTGCAGACAAATAGTATGAAAATGATAGTTCTGTTGGAGTGCATATGAAGAGCGATGCCTAGACAAAGGAAGCTGGATAGTTATTACAGAGAAAATACAAAAACCAGAAAGCATTTGCCGAGTGCAAGTCATCCTGACCGCGGGACGTTATTATTGCTCATTCAAATCAAGACTGATTGCCATTAATCTGTTTTTAGGACGTTGTCGCGCCACTCTGACGCAATAGTCTTCGGCCAAGCCATATACAACATTACACTGATGATTAAGCTCTACAGGTAGCGGGTCGCCGGTCACTATATCAAATCTCTTTATCTGCGCGTCCGAAGTTGTTTGAGTGTATAGACTATCACCGACAATTTCCCACTCAAAACTAAGTGGAGTGGTATTCGTAGCTATTAATCTTTCCTCATCACTATCGTTTACCCGCCATATTCCATCTATATTTTGCTTTTGTATGAAAAGGCCATGCTCGGTATTTGCAATTCGCCGGGCAGGGGGCAAACCGACTTTGTGATGCTCATTAGTCCGCGGGTTCATTCTGTAAACCACACCCTGCGCATCTTGCTCTTTTATATATAAAACAGAGTGAGAATCAAATGTGGGCGATCGGCCTTCAAACTGCGCGCCCAGTGTCAATGCCTTCTGTGTCAAGTCGCACAGGGTGATTCGGCCCCGACGGATGAGCGCGCACTTGCTGCCATCTGAGCTGATGTACATTTGAAGCGCATCAACGCCTAGCGGGGCGCGTGTGAGCTGAACATGTGAGTCGGTATCTATATCGAACTTCCAGATTTGATTTGTGCCAGTTCTGTCCGAACTGTAAAAAATATCATTTTTATGAACAGCCAAAAGGTAATTTGCAGATGACTCGTCAGCTGTTACCGGCTTATTAACCGGGGCCATTCTTTTATTGCCGCTCATCAATAGATTGCTGGCGCTGAAATTACCATCAATAAACGC contains:
- a CDS encoding MipA/OmpV family protein translates to MFKFSIKYLLLIVFIAISPAGIAQTKDEQTDTSPNRNLTGFEALDEKQPLWEVGIGGGAIEVPDYPASGERNTVALALPYAIYRGDIIRIGGQGGARAVVVENQKLELDISFGGAFAADSDDNTVREGMPELDYLFEVGPQLIYKIQDYSFNGGGNARLAAQLQTRAVFSTDFGHIDARGYVFEPTLRYQQRGVFTPDTGFSLSARMTWATEKLHDYFYQVTPEFETGFRPAYNAGGGYLGAEVSAGLAFPVMKNLRGFFGASMQLHHGASNEESPLYEKDVTYSVGVGFVWRGYKSDAKASW
- a CDS encoding porin family protein: MKRMLVAAAITTFSMNAFSAQTFSNGPTWDFVEAGYSKADVDDIDIFEPSGINLEGSVSVGENFFVNGAYRNLSDEEMTVELELSQLSLGVGYRYGMTKSTDLFAAVSFENLNAEAKLDGDSFVEGDENGFGVAIGVRSMVIDQLELSAQVKQIELDETSTTGFEAGINYYFTPALAIGATYEDRDEFTFTGAHLRYAF
- a CDS encoding flippase, which codes for MVRVLNWQASLAEPHMREVILGSLAGLVVKVLAAVSLFAMNVVVTRTVGPSQAGLFFLAFTLVTILATVGRSGLDQAIVRFVAKDRACSGGSALHNIYCKATVWAFAFTTVLAALVYNSAGWINQSVFSLSGFEDVLKVAVVAAPFMALYIVQAQALQGLKQVSKSMFVASVSLPVIILACVLASGHSQATDIAIYFIIAAAVSALIGGYLWFQSAPKICQPQPFASSVLRRACMPLWTVAIVHQVIQWSSQLILGIGEDAESVAFYATAQRTAMLTSFILFAVNTIVAPKFAAMHATGDMEGIKRTALLSVRIMLLVSVPVTLFILLFPEWLMSMFGDAFTAAATALMILTIGQFVNIATGSVGYLLSMTGNETKVRDNVVISGILSVALGIILIPHFGVIGAAIAYACGVASQNLLGVYQVKKYLGFNTLCFWKA